A window of Campylobacter pinnipediorum subsp. pinnipediorum contains these coding sequences:
- a CDS encoding autotransporter domain-containing protein gives MNVLVKNKKYYLLSIASVVFLPAVAAAEQTTTPLAIYGDYSNKSNVVSYTTTPVSEKYIASTEYVAPLTIKSVDYLKAVEKSYQSWIANLIQQKLLEQRVYKNLEYNSLRFGNINIEKLEKYAKNGYINDEHLSHGIVIIDDVAYKSKSFGDRLFVVNGEQSSYHSHGTMVASVLNRYAKQGIKFYSYNADAGGGGLYPYPGYFVHAHDNGLRIFSNSYGSDPTLDKALIKQHINHHVAKYAREDSVFVWAAGNEHKDYATRQSLYPIVDDDARNGWIAVADVDLRGTRPGDQRMTYGGNSASNYIGEEAKTWGISTQGTYGLYIEDKDSKNVRIQVAGTSGATPRVSAAAANVWQKFPWMDNHLVVVSILSSADKSGKICTNINQTKYCGTVTDGPNEKFGWGYLNQGRALSGPARFDKLLLTNKDAVSTTDNEMYYKDGKESQYKNQRDLLVVNFDYRNYIDKSKLTWDNDIAGDAGILKKGTGSLYLSGKNTYAGKTIIEDGVLGIGDSLNSQVYILQKGTLLAKNNSDRSINKKVILGTTNQNNYSLVNKGSLNVYGNGLTINGDYEGKENSRIVIDIDKSNLEVKGKMSLADNSKLVADVETFTSDMSREVKTRKVVEANEISANRDKIISLKSDNIPYLDVSNFDIQDKSISVSYKRNSSIKVLQKINYTPAAAMNTAQNIEELSKTLESYDRWSGFKNKVQIMFKMSPYVLPAAFDSLSAEIYSSSQDILFKQNRLLNKKVSNRIMDSFGDTSDKNNFYVDGIFGETSINKKGFASAKANTKGAMFGADTKKIDNTLIGAVITQNKSEAKFSKNAGDIDIDSMGIFAYGMYDFDYLYLSSVLGFDSSRVKVNRDILDDNSKVKYNSKDYSLYTELGKNFKIDKFYINPYIGYSFNKLVRGSFAEKEALGISADSKSYNSSSLVAGFRANAKIDNLNLSANIAHIHDVNPNDFGFNAFFVDGQGGAVSLAKIKGAKQPRNISWLGFGISYSLLDGLMLQTSYDLSIQDKKKDSSIFTVGATYKF, from the coding sequence ATGAATGTGTTAGTTAAAAATAAAAAATATTATCTTTTGTCTATCGCTTCAGTAGTTTTTTTGCCTGCGGTGGCAGCGGCGGAACAAACTACTACCCCTTTAGCTATATATGGTGATTATAGCAATAAATCCAATGTTGTATCATATACTACGACACCAGTTTCAGAAAAGTATATAGCGTCAACAGAATATGTAGCTCCACTAACTATAAAGTCAGTTGATTATTTAAAAGCTGTAGAAAAATCATATCAATCTTGGATTGCTAATCTAATTCAACAAAAACTATTAGAACAACGTGTTTATAAAAATTTAGAATATAATAGTCTTAGGTTTGGGAATATAAATATTGAAAAACTAGAAAAATATGCAAAAAATGGATATATAAACGATGAACACTTGTCTCATGGTATTGTAATTATTGATGATGTTGCCTATAAGAGTAAAAGTTTTGGAGATAGGCTCTTTGTTGTTAATGGAGAACAATCTAGCTATCACTCTCATGGAACAATGGTTGCTTCTGTATTAAATAGATATGCAAAACAAGGAATAAAATTTTATTCTTATAATGCAGATGCCGGAGGCGGAGGATTGTATCCTTACCCTGGATATTTTGTTCATGCTCATGATAATGGACTGAGAATATTTAGTAACTCTTATGGCAGTGATCCAACTTTAGATAAAGCGCTTATAAAACAACATATAAATCACCATGTTGCAAAATATGCTAGAGAAGATAGTGTGTTTGTGTGGGCTGCAGGCAATGAGCATAAAGACTATGCTACGCGACAATCTTTATATCCTATTGTAGATGATGATGCTAGAAATGGATGGATTGCTGTAGCAGACGTTGATTTAAGAGGCACAAGACCAGGGGATCAGCGTATGACATACGGTGGCAATAGTGCTTCAAACTATATAGGAGAAGAAGCTAAAACCTGGGGTATATCAACTCAAGGAACTTATGGTCTTTATATAGAAGATAAAGATAGCAAAAATGTAAGAATTCAAGTTGCCGGTACATCTGGGGCAACTCCTAGAGTAAGTGCAGCTGCCGCAAATGTATGGCAAAAGTTTCCTTGGATGGATAATCATCTAGTTGTAGTAAGCATACTTTCTAGTGCTGATAAATCTGGGAAAATTTGCACTAACATTAATCAAACTAAATATTGCGGAACAGTTACAGATGGCCCTAATGAAAAATTTGGATGGGGGTATTTAAATCAAGGTAGAGCTTTAAGTGGTCCTGCTAGATTTGATAAACTACTTTTAACAAATAAGGATGCGGTATCAACAACAGATAATGAGATGTATTATAAAGATGGTAAAGAAAGTCAATATAAAAATCAACGCGATTTACTTGTTGTAAATTTTGATTATAGAAATTACATAGATAAAAGTAAGTTAACTTGGGATAATGATATAGCTGGCGATGCCGGGATCTTAAAAAAGGGAACAGGATCTTTATACCTAAGTGGCAAAAACACATATGCTGGTAAAACTATAATAGAAGATGGTGTTTTAGGTATCGGCGACTCTTTAAATTCACAAGTTTATATTTTACAAAAAGGAACTTTGCTTGCAAAAAACAATTCAGATCGTAGTATAAATAAAAAAGTTATTTTAGGTACAACAAATCAAAATAACTATTCATTAGTCAATAAAGGTTCTTTAAATGTTTATGGAAATGGATTGACTATAAATGGAGATTATGAAGGAAAAGAAAACTCTAGAATAGTTATAGATATAGATAAGTCTAATTTAGAAGTTAAAGGGAAAATGAGTCTAGCTGATAATAGTAAACTTGTTGCAGATGTTGAAACATTCACAAGTGATATGTCGCGTGAAGTCAAAACAAGAAAAGTTGTTGAAGCCAATGAAATAAGTGCAAACCGAGATAAAATTATTAGTTTAAAATCAGACAATATTCCTTACTTAGATGTTTCTAATTTTGACATTCAAGATAAAAGTATTAGCGTAAGCTATAAAAGAAATAGCTCAATTAAAGTTTTGCAAAAAATTAACTATACTCCAGCAGCAGCTATGAATACGGCGCAAAATATAGAGGAGCTTTCTAAAACTTTAGAATCTTATGATAGATGGAGTGGTTTTAAAAATAAAGTGCAAATTATGTTTAAAATGAGTCCTTATGTTCTGCCTGCTGCTTTTGATTCTCTTTCTGCTGAAATTTATTCATCATCTCAAGATATTTTATTTAAACAAAATAGATTGTTAAATAAAAAAGTAAGCAACAGGATTATGGATTCTTTTGGCGATACAAGTGATAAAAATAACTTTTATGTTGATGGAATTTTTGGAGAAACATCTATAAACAAAAAAGGATTTGCTAGCGCAAAAGCAAATACAAAAGGTGCTATGTTTGGTGCTGATACTAAAAAAATAGATAATACTTTAATTGGTGCCGTCATTACTCAAAATAAATCAGAGGCTAAATTCTCAAAAAATGCAGGCGATATAGATATAGATTCTATGGGTATTTTTGCATATGGTATGTATGATTTTGACTATTTGTATTTATCTAGTGTGCTTGGTTTTGATAGTTCAAGAGTGAAAGTAAATAGAGATATCTTAGATGATAATTCTAAAGTAAAATATAATAGTAAAGATTATAGTTTATATACAGAACTTGGAAAGAATTTTAAAATAGATAAGTTTTATATAAATCCATATATCGGGTATTCTTTTAATAAACTTGTCCGTGGATCTTTTGCGGAGAAGGAAGCTCTTGGTATAAGTGCTGATTCTAAAAGCTATAACTCTTCTTCGTTGGTCGCAGGATTTAGAGCAAATGCAAAAATAGATAATTTAAATTTAAGTGCAAATATTGCTCATATACATGATGTAAATCCAAATGATTTTGGTTTTAACGCATTTTTTGTAGATGGACAAGGTGGTGCAGTAAGTTTAGCAAAAATAAAAGGAGCTAAACAACCAAGAAATATATCTTGGTTGGGATTTGGAATTTCTTATTCATTACTAGATGGCTTGATGTTGCAAACTAGTTATGATCTTTCTATTCAAGATAAGAAAAAAGATAGTAGTATTTTTACTGTAGGCGCAACTTATAAGTTCTAA
- a CDS encoding protein-L-isoaspartate(D-aspartate) O-methyltransferase gives MDSLQQLKCKKLADEIADEIALTPLLYNAIKETEREIFVPINAHAYSLDAQPIDANQWISSPLTVAKMTMALECENVDNILEVGCGSGYQSAILSKLGHRIFSIERIQKLANEAKKRFEILNIKNVHVRFDDGNNGWRAYAPYDRILLSAATASVPERLFEQLKVGGILVAPIEKNSKQYITKFIKHGEKDIEVLQSDECLFVPLLNNVQSL, from the coding sequence TTGGATTCATTACAGCAACTAAAATGTAAAAAATTAGCCGATGAGATAGCCGATGAGATAGCATTAACTCCGCTTTTATATAATGCGATAAAAGAGACTGAAAGAGAGATTTTTGTCCCTATAAATGCTCATGCCTATAGCCTTGATGCTCAGCCAATAGATGCAAATCAGTGGATTAGTTCTCCTTTGACTGTTGCAAAAATGACAATGGCTTTAGAATGCGAAAATGTTGATAATATCCTTGAAGTAGGGTGCGGGAGCGGCTATCAGTCAGCTATATTGTCAAAATTAGGACATAGAATTTTTAGTATAGAGCGGATACAAAAACTAGCTAATGAAGCAAAAAAAAGATTTGAAATCTTAAATATAAAAAATGTTCATGTTCGTTTTGATGATGGTAATAATGGCTGGAGGGCATATGCTCCTTATGATAGAATTTTACTTTCAGCGGCCACAGCTAGTGTACCTGAAAGGCTTTTTGAGCAGCTAAAAGTTGGTGGTATTTTAGTTGCGCCAATTGAAAAAAACAGCAAACAATACATTACTAAATTTATAAAGCATGGTGAAAAAGATATAGAAGTTTTACAATCTGATGAGTGTTTGTTTGTGCCGTTATTAAATAATGTTCAAAGTTTGTAG
- a CDS encoding ribonucleotide-diphosphate reductase subunit beta, whose translation MERKKIYNPKSNETLTDRRVFNGNPHGILNFTKAKYQWALKLWDLMEANTWFPKEVDVSADVRDYNYNLTQAERRMYDLVWSQLISMDSFQTNNLADNINPYITAPEINACLARQAYEEANHSKSYAVMVEAISDNTDLIYEMEKHDDVLREKNDYISGLYEELAGEVTDEKLLLAMVANQILEGIYFYSGFTAIYALARAGKMLGSAQMIRFIQRDEITHLLLFQNMINSVRNERPELFTAEIEETIYDMFKKAGDLEIKWGKYITQNQIMGFTDDIIQEYIHYLVDQRLVAIGLKRIYNAKHPIKWVDDFSKFNDQKSNFFESKVTNYSKGSLSFDDF comes from the coding sequence ATGGAAAGAAAAAAGATTTATAACCCAAAATCAAACGAAACACTAACTGATAGAAGGGTGTTTAACGGAAATCCTCACGGAATATTAAATTTCACAAAAGCAAAATATCAATGGGCTTTAAAGCTTTGGGATTTAATGGAAGCAAATACTTGGTTTCCAAAAGAGGTTGATGTTAGTGCTGATGTTAGAGATTATAATTACAATTTAACACAAGCTGAAAGAAGAATGTATGATCTAGTATGGAGTCAGCTTATATCAATGGATAGTTTTCAAACAAATAACTTAGCAGATAATATAAATCCATATATAACAGCACCTGAGATAAATGCCTGTTTGGCTCGTCAAGCCTATGAAGAGGCAAATCATAGCAAGTCTTATGCGGTTATGGTTGAAGCCATATCTGACAATACAGACCTTATTTATGAGATGGAAAAACATGATGATGTTTTAAGAGAGAAAAATGACTATATTTCTGGTTTGTATGAGGAATTAGCAGGAGAGGTTACTGATGAGAAGCTTTTGCTTGCTATGGTAGCAAATCAAATCCTAGAAGGAATATATTTTTATAGCGGATTTACCGCGATATATGCACTAGCTCGTGCTGGAAAAATGCTTGGTTCGGCCCAGATGATAAGGTTTATCCAAAGGGATGAGATAACACACTTACTTTTATTTCAAAATATGATAAACTCTGTAAGAAATGAAAGACCTGAGCTTTTTACAGCTGAGATTGAAGAAACAATCTATGATATGTTTAAAAAAGCTGGCGATTTAGAGATAAAATGGGGTAAATATATAACTCAAAATCAGATTATGGGCTTTACTGATGATATCATACAAGAGTATATTCATTATCTTGTAGATCAGCGTTTAGTAGCTATTGGATTAAAAAGAATTTATAATGCAAAACATCCTATAAAATGGGTTGATGATTTTTCTAAATTTAATGATCAAAAGTCTAATTTCTTTGAGAGTAAGGTTACAAACTATTCTAAGGGAAGTTTGAGTTTTGATGATTTCTGA
- a CDS encoding Sua5 YciO YrdC YwlC family protein, giving the protein MIFLAQTDTTAGFLSKNANEINKIKNRQLDKLCVITTSKFKILSELTRVPNKFKNRIRKSKKTTFLYPSLKAIRVIKDNRHSNFLDLHGWMFSSSANLHEKPFDEVWARSVADVIIDEKFQNNNPSKILKVSNSNIKRLR; this is encoded by the coding sequence ATGATTTTTTTAGCACAAACAGATACAACAGCTGGTTTTTTAAGTAAAAATGCAAATGAAATAAATAAAATAAAAAATAGACAATTAGACAAACTTTGTGTTATAACAACATCTAAATTTAAAATTTTGTCAGAACTTACAAGAGTGCCAAATAAATTTAAAAATAGAATTAGAAAATCAAAAAAAACAACTTTTTTATATCCAAGCTTAAAAGCGATAAGAGTTATAAAAGACAACAGACACTCTAATTTTTTGGATTTGCACGGATGGATGTTTTCTAGTTCTGCAAATTTGCATGAAAAACCTTTTGATGAAGTATGGGCAAGAAGCGTAGCTGATGTAATTATTGATGAAAAATTTCAAAACAATAACCCATCTAAAATTTTAAAAGTTTCAAATAGTAACATCAAACGACTAAGATAA
- the gdhA gene encoding NADP-specific glutamate dehydrogenase, translating to MNTYINKILEDLKKSCVGQEVFIQAATEVLYSLEPLLNSNKKYENHAILERITIPERVVSFRVTYVDDNGKPKVNNGYRVQFNSAIGPYKGGLRFHPSVNLGVLKFLGFEQIFKNSLTGVSMGGGKGGSDFDPKGKSDNEIMRFCQSFMSELYRHIGNTTDVPAGDIGVGGREIGYLFGQYKKLTGLYDGILTGKGLNWGGSLARTEATGYGAVYFIDNMLKKAGLGLEGKKCAVSGSGNVAIYTVEKLKELGATAITVSDSNGFVYDPDGIDVALLKELKEVKRARLSEYVKSKPNAKYTPSTEYKAGSNGVWSVPCDGAFPSATQNELNLEDIKTLYANGCRFVCEGANMPSTLEAIDFMLAQKDFYFAPAKAANAGGVATSGLEMMQNAGMTSWSFDEVDSNLQGIMKHIFELAYETSKEFGQEGNIVLGSNIAGFRKVADAMIDQGYL from the coding sequence ATGAACACTTACATAAATAAAATCTTAGAAGATTTAAAAAAATCATGTGTTGGGCAAGAGGTCTTTATACAAGCAGCTACAGAGGTGCTTTACAGCCTTGAACCACTACTAAATAGCAATAAAAAATATGAAAATCACGCTATATTAGAAAGAATAACAATCCCTGAGCGTGTTGTAAGCTTTAGAGTTACCTATGTAGATGACAATGGAAAACCGAAAGTAAATAATGGCTACAGAGTTCAGTTTAATTCAGCAATTGGGCCATACAAAGGTGGTCTTAGATTTCATCCAAGCGTAAATTTAGGTGTCTTGAAATTTTTAGGATTTGAGCAAATCTTTAAAAACTCTCTAACAGGTGTAAGTATGGGTGGCGGAAAAGGCGGAAGTGATTTTGACCCAAAAGGAAAGAGCGATAATGAAATTATGAGATTTTGCCAAAGCTTTATGAGTGAATTATATCGCCATATAGGTAACACAACAGATGTTCCGGCTGGAGATATCGGTGTTGGTGGTCGTGAAATAGGCTATCTTTTTGGACAATACAAAAAACTAACTGGTCTTTATGATGGAATTTTAACAGGTAAAGGTCTAAACTGGGGCGGAAGTTTAGCAAGAACAGAAGCGACTGGATATGGTGCTGTATACTTTATAGATAATATGCTTAAAAAAGCTGGTCTTGGACTAGAAGGTAAAAAATGTGCCGTAAGTGGTTCTGGTAACGTTGCTATCTATACTGTTGAAAAACTAAAAGAACTTGGAGCAACAGCTATCACAGTATCTGATTCAAACGGCTTTGTGTATGATCCTGATGGTATTGATGTAGCACTTCTTAAAGAACTTAAAGAGGTAAAAAGAGCTAGACTTAGCGAATACGTAAAATCTAAACCAAATGCAAAATACACACCTAGCACAGAATACAAAGCTGGATCAAATGGTGTTTGGAGCGTTCCTTGCGATGGTGCATTCCCAAGTGCTACACAAAATGAGCTAAATTTAGAAGATATCAAAACATTATATGCTAATGGTTGTCGTTTTGTTTGCGAAGGGGCAAATATGCCAAGCACACTTGAAGCTATAGACTTTATGCTAGCACAAAAAGATTTCTACTTTGCTCCTGCTAAAGCTGCAAATGCTGGTGGTGTTGCAACAAGTGGACTTGAAATGATGCAAAATGCTGGTATGACTTCTTGGAGTTTTGATGAAGTTGATTCAAATTTACAAGGCATAATGAAACATATTTTTGAACTTGCTTATGAAACAAGTAAAGAATTTGGACAAGAAGGAAATATAGTATTAGGTTCTAATATCGCTGGTTTTAGAAAAGTTGCTGATGCTATGATAGATCAAGGTTACCTATAA
- the thrS gene encoding threonine--tRNA ligase, translating to MSEIIAYKLNGEIIDTQSIAGRENLAEPIYFDNSKDALHVIRHSCAHLMAEAIKSIYPEAKFFVGPNVEDGFYYDFRVDENGTKLGESDLDAIEKKMKELADKRNDIVKTSSTKSAMTEKFKNDDLKQEVLKRIPDGEVSSYSQGEFEDLCRGPHVPNTKFLRFFKLTRVAGAYLGGDENREMLNRIYGTAYADKESLKEHIRIIEEAKKRDHRRLGVDMKLFAFDEEIGGGLAMWLPNGGRLRSKLEQLLYKAHRDRGYEPVRGPELLKADVWKKSGHYANYKENMYFTTIDDTEYGIKPMNCVGHIKVYQTDIRSYRDLPLKFFEYGVVHRHEKSGVLHGLFRVREFAQDDSHIFCMPSQIKENILEILKFAGDIMKSFGFEYEMEISTRPAKAIGNDEIWEVATKALKEALDENGFKYGIDEGGGAFYGPKIDIKITDALKRKWQCGTIQVDFNLPERFDLGYIDSNNERQRPVMLHRALLGSFERFIGILLEHTAGELPFFIAPTQVVIVPISDAHLDYAKQIASELRKINIDSEVASKNESLNKRIRTAEKQKVPMIVVIGDSEVANKTIALRDRQARTQSDMSLVDFINLTKEKLSEVHF from the coding sequence ATGAGCGAAATAATCGCATATAAACTAAATGGTGAGATAATAGACACTCAAAGTATAGCTGGAAGAGAAAATCTGGCTGAGCCTATATATTTTGACAACTCAAAAGATGCACTACATGTGATAAGACACTCCTGTGCACACTTAATGGCAGAAGCCATCAAGTCAATATACCCAGAAGCTAAGTTTTTCGTAGGTCCAAATGTTGAAGATGGATTTTATTATGATTTTAGAGTAGATGAAAATGGAACGAAACTTGGTGAAAGTGATCTTGATGCCATAGAAAAAAAGATGAAAGAGTTAGCTGATAAAAGAAATGATATAGTAAAAACTAGCTCAACAAAATCAGCAATGACTGAAAAATTTAAAAACGATGATTTAAAGCAAGAAGTATTGAAAAGAATTCCAGATGGTGAAGTAAGTAGCTACTCTCAAGGCGAATTTGAAGATCTTTGTAGAGGACCACACGTTCCAAATACAAAATTTTTAAGATTTTTTAAACTAACTCGTGTAGCTGGCGCATATCTTGGCGGTGATGAAAACAGAGAGATGTTAAATAGAATTTACGGAACCGCATATGCAGACAAAGAGAGCCTAAAAGAGCATATCCGCATAATAGAAGAAGCAAAAAAACGCGATCACAGAAGACTTGGTGTGGATATGAAACTATTTGCATTTGATGAAGAGATCGGTGGCGGACTTGCTATGTGGCTACCAAATGGTGGAAGATTACGTTCTAAATTAGAACAACTTTTATATAAAGCACATAGAGACCGTGGATATGAGCCTGTTCGTGGACCAGAGCTTTTAAAAGCTGATGTTTGGAAAAAAAGCGGACACTATGCAAACTATAAAGAAAATATGTATTTTACGACTATAGATGATACTGAATATGGTATAAAACCAATGAACTGCGTAGGACATATCAAAGTTTATCAAACAGATATAAGATCTTATAGAGATTTACCGCTTAAATTTTTTGAATATGGTGTAGTTCATAGACACGAAAAAAGCGGGGTTTTACACGGCTTGTTTAGAGTAAGAGAATTTGCACAAGATGACTCTCATATATTTTGTATGCCTAGCCAAATAAAAGAAAACATACTTGAAATTTTAAAATTTGCTGGTGATATAATGAAAAGTTTTGGCTTTGAATATGAGATGGAGATCTCAACAAGACCAGCCAAGGCGATAGGTAATGATGAAATTTGGGAAGTTGCTACAAAAGCTTTAAAAGAAGCACTTGACGAAAATGGATTTAAATACGGAATAGATGAAGGTGGCGGTGCTTTTTATGGACCAAAGATAGATATAAAAATCACAGATGCCTTAAAACGTAAATGGCAATGCGGAACAATACAAGTAGACTTTAACTTGCCTGAACGTTTTGATCTAGGATACATTGATAGCAATAATGAAAGACAAAGACCTGTAATGCTTCACCGTGCATTGCTTGGTAGTTTTGAGAGATTTATAGGAATTTTACTTGAGCATACAGCAGGCGAATTGCCATTTTTTATAGCACCCACACAAGTAGTTATTGTTCCTATATCTGATGCTCATTTAGACTATGCAAAACAAATCGCTAGTGAATTAAGAAAGATAAATATTGATAGCGAAGTTGCTAGCAAAAATGAAAGTCTAAACAAAAGAATAAGAACGGCTGAAAAACAAAAGGTGCCTATGATAGTGGTAATTGGTGATAGTGAAGTTGCCAACAAAACAATTGCTCTAAGAGATAGGCAAGCAAGAACACAAAGCGATATGAGCTTAGTGGATTTTATAAATTTAACAAAGGAGAAACTTAGTGAGGTACATTTTTGA
- the infC gene encoding translation initiation factor IF-3, with protein sequence MSRENEVLLNEDIRANEVRCIGDDGTAYGVISRAEALKIAQDAGMDLVLIAPDGKPPVCKVMDYGKFRYQQEKKQKEAKKKQKVIEVKEIKLSVKIAQNDINYKVKHALEFLSEGKHVKFRVFLKGREMSSPEAGVAILEKVWETVKEYADRDKEPIIEGRYVNMLTTPKK encoded by the coding sequence TTGAGTAGAGAAAATGAAGTATTGCTCAACGAAGACATAAGAGCAAACGAGGTTAGATGTATTGGCGATGATGGTACAGCTTATGGTGTTATATCAAGAGCAGAGGCTTTAAAAATAGCCCAAGATGCTGGAATGGATTTGGTTTTAATAGCCCCTGATGGCAAACCACCAGTTTGTAAAGTAATGGACTACGGAAAGTTCCGTTATCAACAAGAAAAGAAACAAAAAGAGGCTAAGAAAAAACAAAAAGTTATTGAAGTAAAAGAGATAAAACTTTCTGTAAAAATAGCACAAAATGATATAAACTATAAAGTTAAACATGCACTTGAATTCTTATCAGAAGGCAAACATGTTAAATTCCGTGTATTTTTAAAAGGTAGAGAGATGAGTTCGCCTGAGGCTGGTGTTGCAATACTTGAAAAAGTATGGGAAACTGTAAAAGAATATGCCGACAGAGATAAAGAGCCAATCATTGAAGGCAGATATGTAAACATGCTTACAACCCCTAAAAAATAA